TTTGCCGTGTAGGTTCTTTTCGCCTTCGTTGCCTTGTCTCTCTGCACCTCTTCCGGTTCGTTGGCCAGTATCGCCGCCGTCGATACCGCTATCCGCCCCTCCTCGACAGCCTCAATCAGTTCTGGCACACCTTTCTCCAAGACCTTCGTCGCATGATCGACGCTCTTCCCAGACACTCCAAACTCCTTCCCGGCGGCATCGCGGGCATCGCTGGACTTCTTGATCGCTTCCGGTAAATTTACCGGAAGCGTTTGACCGGGGGCCGTCTGGCCGTGACCCTGCCGCTCCCTCGCCTGCTTGTCGTAGTAGCCCCGGAAGCGGGCGGCGACCATGGAAAGCTGCGATGGGGTAAGGTGACGGCGATAGACGTTCAGCGACTTCACATAGCCAACCGGATCATCAGGATTCACCTCGACCGTTTTCGGTGCAACGCCGGCGAGCGCGCAAGCCTGCCATCGCCGCCTGCCGTCCAGTATCTTCCCATCGTACAGTTCAATCGGTATCTGTTGACCGTTTTTTGTGATGTCTGCGGCCAATGATGCAATCGAACCTTTCTCCATGGGGAGAATGTTTGCAATCTCATGGAATTCCATGCTTACCCCCTTTTAT
This portion of the Vampirovibrionales bacterium genome encodes:
- a CDS encoding ParB N-terminal domain-containing protein; its protein translation is MEFHEIANILPMEKGSIASLAADITKNGQQIPIELYDGKILDGRRRWQACALAGVAPKTVEVNPDDPVGYVKSLNVYRRHLTPSQLSMVAARFRGYYDKQARERQGHGQTAPGQTLPVNLPEAIKKSSDARDAAGKEFGVSGKSVDHATKVLEKGVPELIEAVEEGRIAVSTAAILANEPEEVQRDKATKAKRTYTANRGGGTKTPQTAKRHVVVNGEVYDAPRYGVMAIEQLKRIKKEDPNRDSALDGVIKWIEKNR